From Scytonema millei VB511283:
AAGGGGATAGTAAAAATGTCAGATGATTTTGATGCGCCGTTAGCTAAGTAGCAATAAATTAAGCTAATCTTCCGTTAGCAACCGTTCTAGTAGGCTTGGTGCGACCCAAAAACCAACTTCTTGCAACTGTTCAAAAGTTCTCCCTAAATCCAGTAACCCACTTCTAGCAGCATCTTTTATAGTACCCAACAGTCCGACAATCTTTAATCCACGTTCCACTGCAATTTGCCTTGCTGCCTTGTCATCTAAAATTACTAAATCAGCTTCCAATCGCTCGGCAAGTAGAATTGCTGCTCGTTCA
This genomic window contains:
- a CDS encoding DNA-binding protein, which encodes MIVVSDTSPICYLLLINQIEILQTLYRVVTIPQVVASELSASASPPMVKNWIAQPPKWLQIQSIKILQSIELTTLDPGERAAILLAERLEADLVILDDKAARQIAVERGLKIVGLLGTIKDAARSGLLDLGRTFEQLQEVGFWVAPSLLERLLTED